The DNA window TTGTAGCCAGCCGCACATAACACAGCGTGCAGTGCATCACCCAACTGACCTGGTAACCAGCAGCGATTCATTCGGTGATCCGACTTCAGATGCCCGATTGCAGGTTCCACGGCCTGCCGGCGCTTGAGCCAGCGCCGCTGCGGTTTCGTCAGCGACTTGTACTTGCCGCGATGGATGATTTCCACTGCCGGATTGTCAGCATCCACTCCCCGGAACCCGAGATCGGCAATAACCTGCTTCGGTATTGATCCGGTATCTTCGAGTAGCCTGTGCGTTTGTTCGAGCTGTTGGTGGAGAATATGACCATCGTAGGGATTGCCAGGAAAGGTTCTGGCACCGACTATCAGGCCGCTTTTGTGCGTAACAGCAATGCCGGCTTTAACTCCGAACTCGTAAGGTTTGCGTG is part of the Gammaproteobacteria bacterium genome and encodes:
- a CDS encoding transposase, giving the protein MHAPEAECIGKGKARKPYEFGVKAGIAVTHKSGLIVGARTFPGNPYDGHILHQQLEQTHRLLEDTGSIPKQVIADLGFRGVDADNPAVEIIHRGKYKSLTKPQRRWLKRRQAVEPAIGHLKSDHRMNRCWLPGQLGDALHAVLCAAGYNLRWLMRAIHRLGIKNSLLRLALLQLINTFYTKRSFVGMTV